A genome region from Cucurbita pepo subsp. pepo cultivar mu-cu-16 chromosome LG02, ASM280686v2, whole genome shotgun sequence includes the following:
- the LOC111786723 gene encoding rab3 GTPase-activating protein catalytic subunit isoform X2: MASSSKAESNGEDEAMEDEEVEHFDDFTIASTWERFISEIEAVCRQWMSDGPNNLLKKDATPLEISTNLYKVKSDLKCDNKNYSMEYYFGNSKHGKVVDWELSLHELQLCFGVQEFLVIAPQSISGVILDSPEASKLLSAVAIALTNCSSFWPAFVPVHDPSRKAYIGIQNMGTTFTRRFEADRIGTQVPIKLMHLEGLYELFVSKFAYSSMDISMNLFKVHFTMKLTFKILLSDDDDIRRDDAEMAESVYESAVGTSGKGQWDDDCPWSEWYSSEDPVKGFELIASWSEKMVESSLEMAELENSSPHEAKKWILFPILSPNITDTTMGNRVGFSSQLYLLIDALDMSFQAQFMEDFVSVENPGSDNFKSSTAVPPPTVIDRVLKELFHEGKKSPYFAKGEHRTSQAIKAAALDSLFAQFCLHVLWFGNCNIRAIATLWVEFVREVRWCWDEVQPLPRMPISSSIDLSSCLINQKLQMLAICIERKHQSIEEFQDCLESQDPESPRAEEDGPVSEDVSTMQTPGENFDGKCDSHLSPEVEFESKANLFEERTKSEDVISFTDQKSTDSTRRGSAGIVGTMMLLNSYQSMHAPFTQDAPLMTEDMHEERLQAVEAFGDSFDFSAQLEKDILSSDMSAFKAANPDGVFEDFIRWHSPRDWEDSDPKGEGLPNGSATETSKDNWPPRGHLSKRMSEHGNLWRQLWNDAPALPVSEQKSLLDPNREGEKILHYLETLRPHQLLEQMVCTAFKAGADTLSQTSYGGLKLMKAKMDQLYSTMASVLKFLQGNRLSAESEVIDDLRRLCVVFEHVEKLMALAASLHRKLLQAPRLSEAIFKDYYEFYLPRMGTGMSSNKFETEFNKKQLVRSHERGAISSLFTPPTASQSWRKVLSMGNLFNGHEPILREIIFSLRDRVSGNHYADSTPTARGEAIETHRMYISGTSNDLRVALSVTSCD, from the exons ATGGCGTCCTCCAGCAAGGCTGAATCTAATGGAGAAGATGAAGCCATGGAAGACGAGGAG GTTGAGCACTTCGATGATTTTACTATTGCGTCAACATGGGAAAG ATTCATTTCTGAAATAGAGGCAGTTTGTCGACAATGGATGTCGGATGGTCCAAATAATTTGTTG AAAAAGGATGCAACTCCGTTAGAAATCTCAACTAACCTATATAAGGTTAAATCTGATCTTAAGTGtgataataaaaactattcgATGGAGTATTACTTTGGAAATAGCAAGCATG GCAAAGTTGTGGACTGGGAATTAAGCTTGCATGAATTACAGTTATGCTTTGGGGTACAAGAGTTTTTG GTGATTGCTCCTCAAAGTATTAGTGGCGTAATTCTCGATTCACCTGAGGCCAGCAAGCTTTTAAGTGCAGTTGCCATTGCTTTGACAAACTGTTCCAG CTTTTGGCCAGCTTTTGTTCCAGTGCATGATCCATCGCGAAAAGCATATATTGGTATCCAAAATATGGGAACAACTTTTACTAGGAGATTTGAAGCAGATCGCATTGGTACCCAAGTGCCAATAAAACTTATGCATTTGGAAGGACTATATGAGTTGTTTGTTTCAAAGTTT GCCTACTCCTCCATGGACATTTCGATGAATCTCTTCAAAGTCCATTTTACCATGAAGCTGACCTTCAAAATTCTCTTATCTGACGACGACGACATCCGCAGAGATGATGCTGAGATGGCAGAATCAGTATACGAAAGTGCCGTTGGTACTAGTGGAAAAGGGCAATGGGATGATGACTGCCCATGGAGTGAGTGGTATTCCTCGGAAGATCCTGTGAAAG GATTTGAATTGATTGCCTCATGGTCAGAGAAGATGGTAGAGAGCTCCTTGGAAATGGCTGAGTTGGAAAATTCTTCACCTCATGAAGCTAAGAAATGGATTTTGTTTCCAATTCTATCACCAAATAT AACTGATACCACCATGGGAAACAGAGTTGGATTTTCCTCTCAGTTGTATCTTCTAATTGATGCATTAGATATGTCCTTCCAAGCACAATTTATGGAAGATTTTGTCTCAG TTGAGAACCCAGGTTCAGATAATTTTAAGTCTTCTACAGCAGTACCTCCACCCACAGTTATTGATCGTGTGCTTAAAGAACTCTTTCATGAAG GAAAAAAATCCCCTTATTTTGCCAAGGGTGAGCATAGGACTTCTCAAGCAATTAAAGCTGCAGCCCTCGATTCTCTTTTTGCACAGTTTTGTTTACATGTTCTATGGTTTGGAAACTGCAACATACGAG CAATAGCTACGCTGTGGGTTGAGTTTGTTAGAGAAGTCCGGTGGTGTTGGGACGAGGTACAACCTTTGCCACGAATGCCAATCAGCAGTTCAATTGACCTTTCTAGTTGTTTGATAAACCAAAAACTTCAGATG CTGGCTATATGCATCGAGAGGAAGCATCAGTCTATTGAGGAGTTTCAGGATTGTCTTGAGAGCCAGGATCCCGAATCTCCTCGTGCTGAG GAAGATGGTCCAGTTTCCGAGGATGTATCCACTATGCAGACACCtggtgaaaattttgatgggAAATGTGACAG CCATTTGTCTCCAGAGGTTGAGTTTGAATCTAAAGCAAATCTGTTCGAAGAGAGAACCAAGTCTGAAGATGTGATATCATTTACCGATCAAAAGTCTACAGACTCAACGAGACGTGGTTCAGCTGGCATAGTAGGAACCATGATGCTTCTCAATTCATACCAGAGTATGCATGCTCCATTCACCCAG gATGCACCACTCATGACGGAGGACATGCATGAAGAAAGGCTCCAAGCTGTGGAGGCCTTCGGTGATTCATTT GATTTTTCTGCTCAGTTGGAAAAAGATATTCTATCTTCAG ACATGTCAGCATTTAAAGCAGCAAACCCTGATGGTGTCTTTGAAGACTTTATTCGGTGGCATTCACCGAGAGATTGGGAGGATTCTGATCCCAAGGGTGAGGGTTTACCAAATGGCTCAGCTACGGAAACTTCTAAGGATAACTGGCCTCCTCGAGGACATTTGTCGAAAAGAATGTCTGAACATGGGAATTTATGGCGACAACTATGGAATGATGCACCTGCCTTGCCTGTTTCAGAGCAGAAGTCGCTGCTGGATCCGAATAGAGAAGGGGAAAAG ATTCTCCACTACCTGGAGACATTACGACCACATCAATTACTTGAACAAATGGTTTGTACTGCCTTCAAAGCTGGAGCAGATACATTAAGTCAGACTAGCTATGGAGGATTGAAACTGATGAAAGCTAAAATGGATCAACTTTACTCTACTATGGCATCTGTTTTGAAGTTCTTGCAAG GAAATCGTTTGTCTGCTGAGAGTGAGGTTATTGATGACCTAAGACGATTATGTGTTGTTTTTGAGCACGTGGAAAAGTTGATGGCTCTTGCAGCTTCTCTCCATCGTAAATTATTACAGGCACCTCGTCTGTCTGAAGCAATCTTCAAAGATTACTACGAATTTTACCTGCCAAGAATGGGAACTGGCATGTCGAGCAATAAATTTGAAACG GAGTTTAACAAAAAGCAGCTAGTAAGAAGCCATGAAAGAGGGGCGATATCAAGCCTTTTCACTCCTCCTACAGCCAGTCAATCATGGAGGAAGGTCTTGAGCATGGGTAACCTTTTCAATGGCCACGAACCAATCCTCAGGGAGATCATCTTTTCACTGCGAGATCGTGTGAGTGGAAACCATTATGCAGATTCGACCCCTACAGCTCGAGGAGAGGCAATAGAGACTCATCGAATGTACATAAGCGGTACTTCTAACGACCTCCGTGTAGCTCTCTCTGTTACTTCATGCGATtaa
- the LOC111787425 gene encoding farnesol kinase, chloroplastic-like, giving the protein MASSQLGLLTVYPLRSPSFLSRFRTLSVSLNSISAPNLRSDSYVFGFRSNFNLKIRRKQYPVAAAMLLPDNPVVSDICASVLSGAVAFSLLRLWAETAKRGLDQKLNRKLVHISIGLAFMLCWPMFSSGRRGAILASLVPGVNIIRMLVFGFGIVKDEATVKSMTRYGDYRELLKGPLYYVATITLVCIFYWRTSPISIALICNLCAGDGVADIVGRRFGTQKISYNKNKSIVGSVAMASAGFLASVGYMYYFSSFGYVEGSSRMVLGFLVVSLASALVESLPISTEIDDNLTVPLTSFLVGSLVF; this is encoded by the exons ATGGCTAGTTCTCAGTTGGGTCTGTTGACCGTTTATCCACTCAGGTCCCCATCTTTTCTTTCACGATTCAGAACACTTTCCGTCTCTTTAAACTCCATCTCTGCGCCGAACTTGCGCTCTGATTCCTACGTTTTCGGATTTCGGTCGAACTTCAATCTGAAAATCCGCCGGAAACAGTATCCAGTTGCGGCGGCTATGTTGTTGCCTGATAATCCGGTGGTCTCCGACATCTGTGCTAGTGTCTTGTCCGGTGCAGTCGCTTTTTCTTTGCTTCGATTATGGGCGGAAACGGCTAAGCGCGGCCTTGATCAG AAATTGAACAGGAAGCTTGTTCATATAAGCATTGGGCTTGCTTTCATGCTTTGCTGGCCTATGTTCAG TTCTGGTCGTCGAGGAGCGATATTGGCCTCTCTAGTTCCGGGTGTCAATATAATACGAATGCTTGTCTTTGGATTTGGAATAGTGAAAGATGAGGCCACAGTAAAGTCAATGACCAGATATGGAGACTACAG GGAGCTATTGAAGGGACCATTGTATTATGTTGCAACAATTACATTAGTTTGCATATTCTATTGGAGGACGTCCCCCATTTCAATTGCTCTCATATGCAACTTGTGTGCTGGAGATG GGGTGGCCGATATCGTTGGAAGACGATTTGGAACTCAAAAGATCTCatacaacaaaaacaagtCTATAGTTGGTAGTGTAGCAATGGCATCTGCTGGCTTTCTTGCATCTGTTGG GTATATGTACTATTTCTCCTCATTTGGGTACGTAGAAGGAAGCAGCAGAATGGTTTTGGGATTCTTAGTTGTGTCTCTTGCCTCAGCATTGGTTGAGTCTCTCCCCATTAGCACTGAGATTGATGATAACCTCACTGTTCCACTCACTTCCTTTCTGGTGGGGAGCCTAGTCTTTTAG
- the LOC111786723 gene encoding rab3 GTPase-activating protein catalytic subunit isoform X3 — MGKKKDATPLEISTNLYKVKSDLKCDNKNYSMEYYFGNSKHGKVVDWELSLHELQLCFGVQEFLVIAPQSISGVILDSPEASKLLSAVAIALTNCSSFWPAFVPVHDPSRKAYIGIQNMGTTFTRRFEADRIGTQVPIKLMHLEGLYELFVSKFAYSSMDISMNLFKVHFTMKLTFKILLSDDDDIRRDDAEMAESVYESAVGTSGKGQWDDDCPWSEWYSSEDPVKGFELIASWSEKMVESSLEMAELENSSPHEAKKWILFPILSPNITDTTMGNRVGFSSQLYLLIDALDMSFQAQFMEDFVSVENPGSDNFKSSTAVPPPTVIDRVLKELFHEGKKSPYFAKGEHRTSQAIKAAALDSLFAQFCLHVLWFGNCNIRAIATLWVEFVREVRWCWDEVQPLPRMPISSSIDLSSCLINQKLQMLAICIERKHQSIEEFQDCLESQDPESPRAEEDGPVSEDVSTMQTPGENFDGKCDSHLSPEVEFESKANLFEERTKSEDVISFTDQKSTDSTRRGSAGIVGTMMLLNSYQSMHAPFTQDAPLMTEDMHEERLQAVEAFGDSFDFSAQLEKDILSSDMSAFKAANPDGVFEDFIRWHSPRDWEDSDPKGEGLPNGSATETSKDNWPPRGHLSKRMSEHGNLWRQLWNDAPALPVSEQKSLLDPNREGEKILHYLETLRPHQLLEQMVCTAFKAGADTLSQTSYGGLKLMKAKMDQLYSTMASVLKFLQGNRLSAESEVIDDLRRLCVVFEHVEKLMALAASLHRKLLQAPRLSEAIFKDYYEFYLPRMGTGMSSNKFETEFNKKQLVRSHERGAISSLFTPPTASQSWRKVLSMGNLFNGHEPILREIIFSLRDRVSGNHYADSTPTARGEAIETHRMYISGTSNDLRVALSVTSCD; from the exons ATGGGAAAG AAAAAGGATGCAACTCCGTTAGAAATCTCAACTAACCTATATAAGGTTAAATCTGATCTTAAGTGtgataataaaaactattcgATGGAGTATTACTTTGGAAATAGCAAGCATG GCAAAGTTGTGGACTGGGAATTAAGCTTGCATGAATTACAGTTATGCTTTGGGGTACAAGAGTTTTTG GTGATTGCTCCTCAAAGTATTAGTGGCGTAATTCTCGATTCACCTGAGGCCAGCAAGCTTTTAAGTGCAGTTGCCATTGCTTTGACAAACTGTTCCAG CTTTTGGCCAGCTTTTGTTCCAGTGCATGATCCATCGCGAAAAGCATATATTGGTATCCAAAATATGGGAACAACTTTTACTAGGAGATTTGAAGCAGATCGCATTGGTACCCAAGTGCCAATAAAACTTATGCATTTGGAAGGACTATATGAGTTGTTTGTTTCAAAGTTT GCCTACTCCTCCATGGACATTTCGATGAATCTCTTCAAAGTCCATTTTACCATGAAGCTGACCTTCAAAATTCTCTTATCTGACGACGACGACATCCGCAGAGATGATGCTGAGATGGCAGAATCAGTATACGAAAGTGCCGTTGGTACTAGTGGAAAAGGGCAATGGGATGATGACTGCCCATGGAGTGAGTGGTATTCCTCGGAAGATCCTGTGAAAG GATTTGAATTGATTGCCTCATGGTCAGAGAAGATGGTAGAGAGCTCCTTGGAAATGGCTGAGTTGGAAAATTCTTCACCTCATGAAGCTAAGAAATGGATTTTGTTTCCAATTCTATCACCAAATAT AACTGATACCACCATGGGAAACAGAGTTGGATTTTCCTCTCAGTTGTATCTTCTAATTGATGCATTAGATATGTCCTTCCAAGCACAATTTATGGAAGATTTTGTCTCAG TTGAGAACCCAGGTTCAGATAATTTTAAGTCTTCTACAGCAGTACCTCCACCCACAGTTATTGATCGTGTGCTTAAAGAACTCTTTCATGAAG GAAAAAAATCCCCTTATTTTGCCAAGGGTGAGCATAGGACTTCTCAAGCAATTAAAGCTGCAGCCCTCGATTCTCTTTTTGCACAGTTTTGTTTACATGTTCTATGGTTTGGAAACTGCAACATACGAG CAATAGCTACGCTGTGGGTTGAGTTTGTTAGAGAAGTCCGGTGGTGTTGGGACGAGGTACAACCTTTGCCACGAATGCCAATCAGCAGTTCAATTGACCTTTCTAGTTGTTTGATAAACCAAAAACTTCAGATG CTGGCTATATGCATCGAGAGGAAGCATCAGTCTATTGAGGAGTTTCAGGATTGTCTTGAGAGCCAGGATCCCGAATCTCCTCGTGCTGAG GAAGATGGTCCAGTTTCCGAGGATGTATCCACTATGCAGACACCtggtgaaaattttgatgggAAATGTGACAG CCATTTGTCTCCAGAGGTTGAGTTTGAATCTAAAGCAAATCTGTTCGAAGAGAGAACCAAGTCTGAAGATGTGATATCATTTACCGATCAAAAGTCTACAGACTCAACGAGACGTGGTTCAGCTGGCATAGTAGGAACCATGATGCTTCTCAATTCATACCAGAGTATGCATGCTCCATTCACCCAG gATGCACCACTCATGACGGAGGACATGCATGAAGAAAGGCTCCAAGCTGTGGAGGCCTTCGGTGATTCATTT GATTTTTCTGCTCAGTTGGAAAAAGATATTCTATCTTCAG ACATGTCAGCATTTAAAGCAGCAAACCCTGATGGTGTCTTTGAAGACTTTATTCGGTGGCATTCACCGAGAGATTGGGAGGATTCTGATCCCAAGGGTGAGGGTTTACCAAATGGCTCAGCTACGGAAACTTCTAAGGATAACTGGCCTCCTCGAGGACATTTGTCGAAAAGAATGTCTGAACATGGGAATTTATGGCGACAACTATGGAATGATGCACCTGCCTTGCCTGTTTCAGAGCAGAAGTCGCTGCTGGATCCGAATAGAGAAGGGGAAAAG ATTCTCCACTACCTGGAGACATTACGACCACATCAATTACTTGAACAAATGGTTTGTACTGCCTTCAAAGCTGGAGCAGATACATTAAGTCAGACTAGCTATGGAGGATTGAAACTGATGAAAGCTAAAATGGATCAACTTTACTCTACTATGGCATCTGTTTTGAAGTTCTTGCAAG GAAATCGTTTGTCTGCTGAGAGTGAGGTTATTGATGACCTAAGACGATTATGTGTTGTTTTTGAGCACGTGGAAAAGTTGATGGCTCTTGCAGCTTCTCTCCATCGTAA ATTATTACAGGCACCTCGTCTGTCTGAAGCAATCTTCAAAGATTACTACGAATTTTACCTGCCAAGAATGGGAACTGGCATGTCGAGCAATAAATTTGAAACG GAGTTTAACAAAAAGCAGCTAGTAAGAAGCCATGAAAGAGGGGCGATATCAAGCCTTTTCACTCCTCCTACAGCCAGTCAATCATGGAGGAAGGTCTTGAGCATGGGTAACCTTTTCAATGGCCACGAACCAATCCTCAGGGAGATCATCTTTTCACTGCGAGATCGTGTGAGTGGAAACCATTATGCAGATTCGACCCCTACAGCTCGAGGAGAGGCAATAGAGACTCATCGAATGTACATAAGCGGTACTTCTAACGACCTCCGTGTAGCTCTCTCTGTTACTTCATGCGATtaa
- the LOC111786723 gene encoding rab3 GTPase-activating protein catalytic subunit isoform X1 yields the protein MASSSKAESNGEDEAMEDEEVEHFDDFTIASTWERFISEIEAVCRQWMSDGPNNLLKKDATPLEISTNLYKVKSDLKCDNKNYSMEYYFGNSKHGKVVDWELSLHELQLCFGVQEFLVIAPQSISGVILDSPEASKLLSAVAIALTNCSSFWPAFVPVHDPSRKAYIGIQNMGTTFTRRFEADRIGTQVPIKLMHLEGLYELFVSKFAYSSMDISMNLFKVHFTMKLTFKILLSDDDDIRRDDAEMAESVYESAVGTSGKGQWDDDCPWSEWYSSEDPVKGFELIASWSEKMVESSLEMAELENSSPHEAKKWILFPILSPNITDTTMGNRVGFSSQLYLLIDALDMSFQAQFMEDFVSVENPGSDNFKSSTAVPPPTVIDRVLKELFHEGKKSPYFAKGEHRTSQAIKAAALDSLFAQFCLHVLWFGNCNIRAIATLWVEFVREVRWCWDEVQPLPRMPISSSIDLSSCLINQKLQMLAICIERKHQSIEEFQDCLESQDPESPRAEEDGPVSEDVSTMQTPGENFDGKCDSHLSPEVEFESKANLFEERTKSEDVISFTDQKSTDSTRRGSAGIVGTMMLLNSYQSMHAPFTQDAPLMTEDMHEERLQAVEAFGDSFDFSAQLEKDILSSDMSAFKAANPDGVFEDFIRWHSPRDWEDSDPKGEGLPNGSATETSKDNWPPRGHLSKRMSEHGNLWRQLWNDAPALPVSEQKSLLDPNREGEKILHYLETLRPHQLLEQMVCTAFKAGADTLSQTSYGGLKLMKAKMDQLYSTMASVLKFLQGNRLSAESEVIDDLRRLCVVFEHVEKLMALAASLHRKLLQAPRLSEAIFKDYYEFYLPRMGTGMSSNKFETEFNKKQLVRSHERGAISSLFTPPTASQSWRKVLSMGNLFNGHEPILREIIFSLRDRVSGNHYADSTPTARGEAIETHRMYISGTSNDLRVALSVTSCD from the exons ATGGCGTCCTCCAGCAAGGCTGAATCTAATGGAGAAGATGAAGCCATGGAAGACGAGGAG GTTGAGCACTTCGATGATTTTACTATTGCGTCAACATGGGAAAG ATTCATTTCTGAAATAGAGGCAGTTTGTCGACAATGGATGTCGGATGGTCCAAATAATTTGTTG AAAAAGGATGCAACTCCGTTAGAAATCTCAACTAACCTATATAAGGTTAAATCTGATCTTAAGTGtgataataaaaactattcgATGGAGTATTACTTTGGAAATAGCAAGCATG GCAAAGTTGTGGACTGGGAATTAAGCTTGCATGAATTACAGTTATGCTTTGGGGTACAAGAGTTTTTG GTGATTGCTCCTCAAAGTATTAGTGGCGTAATTCTCGATTCACCTGAGGCCAGCAAGCTTTTAAGTGCAGTTGCCATTGCTTTGACAAACTGTTCCAG CTTTTGGCCAGCTTTTGTTCCAGTGCATGATCCATCGCGAAAAGCATATATTGGTATCCAAAATATGGGAACAACTTTTACTAGGAGATTTGAAGCAGATCGCATTGGTACCCAAGTGCCAATAAAACTTATGCATTTGGAAGGACTATATGAGTTGTTTGTTTCAAAGTTT GCCTACTCCTCCATGGACATTTCGATGAATCTCTTCAAAGTCCATTTTACCATGAAGCTGACCTTCAAAATTCTCTTATCTGACGACGACGACATCCGCAGAGATGATGCTGAGATGGCAGAATCAGTATACGAAAGTGCCGTTGGTACTAGTGGAAAAGGGCAATGGGATGATGACTGCCCATGGAGTGAGTGGTATTCCTCGGAAGATCCTGTGAAAG GATTTGAATTGATTGCCTCATGGTCAGAGAAGATGGTAGAGAGCTCCTTGGAAATGGCTGAGTTGGAAAATTCTTCACCTCATGAAGCTAAGAAATGGATTTTGTTTCCAATTCTATCACCAAATAT AACTGATACCACCATGGGAAACAGAGTTGGATTTTCCTCTCAGTTGTATCTTCTAATTGATGCATTAGATATGTCCTTCCAAGCACAATTTATGGAAGATTTTGTCTCAG TTGAGAACCCAGGTTCAGATAATTTTAAGTCTTCTACAGCAGTACCTCCACCCACAGTTATTGATCGTGTGCTTAAAGAACTCTTTCATGAAG GAAAAAAATCCCCTTATTTTGCCAAGGGTGAGCATAGGACTTCTCAAGCAATTAAAGCTGCAGCCCTCGATTCTCTTTTTGCACAGTTTTGTTTACATGTTCTATGGTTTGGAAACTGCAACATACGAG CAATAGCTACGCTGTGGGTTGAGTTTGTTAGAGAAGTCCGGTGGTGTTGGGACGAGGTACAACCTTTGCCACGAATGCCAATCAGCAGTTCAATTGACCTTTCTAGTTGTTTGATAAACCAAAAACTTCAGATG CTGGCTATATGCATCGAGAGGAAGCATCAGTCTATTGAGGAGTTTCAGGATTGTCTTGAGAGCCAGGATCCCGAATCTCCTCGTGCTGAG GAAGATGGTCCAGTTTCCGAGGATGTATCCACTATGCAGACACCtggtgaaaattttgatgggAAATGTGACAG CCATTTGTCTCCAGAGGTTGAGTTTGAATCTAAAGCAAATCTGTTCGAAGAGAGAACCAAGTCTGAAGATGTGATATCATTTACCGATCAAAAGTCTACAGACTCAACGAGACGTGGTTCAGCTGGCATAGTAGGAACCATGATGCTTCTCAATTCATACCAGAGTATGCATGCTCCATTCACCCAG gATGCACCACTCATGACGGAGGACATGCATGAAGAAAGGCTCCAAGCTGTGGAGGCCTTCGGTGATTCATTT GATTTTTCTGCTCAGTTGGAAAAAGATATTCTATCTTCAG ACATGTCAGCATTTAAAGCAGCAAACCCTGATGGTGTCTTTGAAGACTTTATTCGGTGGCATTCACCGAGAGATTGGGAGGATTCTGATCCCAAGGGTGAGGGTTTACCAAATGGCTCAGCTACGGAAACTTCTAAGGATAACTGGCCTCCTCGAGGACATTTGTCGAAAAGAATGTCTGAACATGGGAATTTATGGCGACAACTATGGAATGATGCACCTGCCTTGCCTGTTTCAGAGCAGAAGTCGCTGCTGGATCCGAATAGAGAAGGGGAAAAG ATTCTCCACTACCTGGAGACATTACGACCACATCAATTACTTGAACAAATGGTTTGTACTGCCTTCAAAGCTGGAGCAGATACATTAAGTCAGACTAGCTATGGAGGATTGAAACTGATGAAAGCTAAAATGGATCAACTTTACTCTACTATGGCATCTGTTTTGAAGTTCTTGCAAG GAAATCGTTTGTCTGCTGAGAGTGAGGTTATTGATGACCTAAGACGATTATGTGTTGTTTTTGAGCACGTGGAAAAGTTGATGGCTCTTGCAGCTTCTCTCCATCGTAA ATTATTACAGGCACCTCGTCTGTCTGAAGCAATCTTCAAAGATTACTACGAATTTTACCTGCCAAGAATGGGAACTGGCATGTCGAGCAATAAATTTGAAACG GAGTTTAACAAAAAGCAGCTAGTAAGAAGCCATGAAAGAGGGGCGATATCAAGCCTTTTCACTCCTCCTACAGCCAGTCAATCATGGAGGAAGGTCTTGAGCATGGGTAACCTTTTCAATGGCCACGAACCAATCCTCAGGGAGATCATCTTTTCACTGCGAGATCGTGTGAGTGGAAACCATTATGCAGATTCGACCCCTACAGCTCGAGGAGAGGCAATAGAGACTCATCGAATGTACATAAGCGGTACTTCTAACGACCTCCGTGTAGCTCTCTCTGTTACTTCATGCGATtaa